One window of Enterobacter sp. RHBSTW-00175 genomic DNA carries:
- the cheY gene encoding chemotaxis response regulator CheY gives MADKELRFLVVDDFSTMRRIVRNLLKELGFNNVEEAEDGVDALNKLQAGSFGFVISDWNMPNMDGLELLKTIRADAGMASLPVLMVTAEAKKENIIAAAQAGASGYVVKPFTAATLEEKLGKIFEKLGM, from the coding sequence ATGGCGGACAAAGAGCTCAGATTTTTGGTTGTGGATGACTTTTCCACCATGCGTCGCATCGTGCGCAACCTGCTGAAAGAGCTGGGCTTCAACAACGTTGAAGAAGCAGAAGACGGCGTGGATGCGCTGAACAAACTGCAGGCTGGTAGCTTTGGGTTTGTAATTTCTGACTGGAACATGCCTAACATGGACGGTCTGGAACTGCTGAAAACCATTCGCGCAGATGCAGGTATGGCATCACTGCCGGTGCTGATGGTGACCGCAGAAGCGAAGAAAGAGAACATCATTGCAGCAGCACAGGCGGGCGCAAGCGGCTATGTGGTGAAGCCATTCACCGCTGCAACCCTGGAAGAGAAGCTCGGTAAGATCTTCGAGAAACTCGGCATGTGA